One stretch of Daphnia pulicaria isolate SC F1-1A chromosome 6, SC_F0-13Bv2, whole genome shotgun sequence DNA includes these proteins:
- the LOC124342161 gene encoding ovarian-specific serine/threonine-protein kinase Lok-like has translation MSTSTVSNSESSTSSFSNSRTPWGWLVWNEPNATVAIPLWSTENGHVATIGRNDHCTVPVPPTLFENSLFQWISRQHCTLEKLREDGKFTIVNNSPIGTFVNGEQLNYFRTLPIDHGDVVALCSAESAASFTFYDNYHSYLGYHRDFNNRYLVLSIIASGMYGEVFRAIVKRNNSVVAIKTVHATTCGSPHACVMVNPRGVDALRNEISVLSQLEHPCIVKMLDSAGNWPSKRMFIVMEFHGGGDLQQRMFDFALFSEPNAKYWLVQMVSAIRYCHSRSPPIVHRNLNPTNVLLASADEFATVKITDLGLSKLVNDDTVCKTYCGTPLYLAPEVVPSVLRRPYTEAVDVWSIRVMLFLMLSGYNPFDQSNHSASDSLSTSDYIARGNFWLNNKWNSVSLDGKTLVKQMLQIDQKDRPKLKDILSSIWMTDSHVITKVNKIVFAATDTIHH, from the exons ATGTCTACGTCGACGGTGAGCAATTCCGAGTCATCCACGTCGTCCTTCAGCAACAGCAGGACTCCTTGGGGTTGGCTGGTGTGGAACGAGCCCAATGCAACGGTCGCCATTCCCCTGTG GTCGACCGAGAACGGACACGTGGCCACCATTGGACGAAATGACCATTGCACCGTGCCTGTCCCACCCACGCTCTTCGAAAACTCGCTCTTCCAGTGGATTAGCCGCCAACATTGCACACTGGAAAAGTTGAGAGAAGATGGGAAATTTACGATTGTAAACAACTCTCCAATTGGGACGTTTGTCAACGGAGAGCAACTCAATTACTTTCGCACGCTGCCCATCGATCACGGCGACGTCGTCGCTCTCTGTTCCGCCGAGAGCGCGGCAAGCTTCACCTTTTACGACAACTACCACAGCTATCTGGGATATCACCGGGACTTCAACAACAGATATCTCGTCCTGAGCATCATAGCGAGTGG GATGTACGGCGAAGTTTTCAGAGCCATCGTAAAACGCAACAACAGCGTTGTTGCCATCAAGACTGTTCACGCAACTACATGCGGGAGCCCGCATGCCTGTGTGATGGTGAACCCACGTGGCGTCGATGCTCTGAGAAATGAAATCAGCGTCCTCTCACAGCTGGAACACCCCTGCATCGTTAAG ATGCTAGACTCTGCCGGTAACTGGCCATCAAAGAGAATGTTTATAGTTATGGAGTTTCATGGCGGCGGTGATTTGCAACAGAGGATGTTCGACTTTGCACTGTTTTCAGAGCCGAATGCCAAGTATTGGCTCGTGCAAATGGTTTCGGCAATTAGATACTGTCACAGCCGCTCACCGCCCATCGTCCACCGTAACCTGAATCCCACCAACGTGTTACTGGCAAGCGCTGATGAATTTGCAACAGTAAAG attACTGATTTGGGTCTATCCAAGTTGGTAAACGACGACACCGTCTGCAAGACATATTGTGGTACACCACTTTATTTAGCTCCGGAAGTTGTTCCAAGCGTCCTTCGTCGACCATATACGGAGGCGGTCGATGTTTGGAGCATAAGGGTGATGCTGTTTCTAATGCTGTCGGGTTATAACCCTTTTGACCAATCCAATCATTCTGCAAGCGATTCGCTGTCCACAAGTGACTACATTGCTAGAG GTAATTTTTGGTTGAATAACAAATGGAATTCAGTTTCTCTCGATGGAAAAACGCTTGTCAAACAAATGCTGCAAATTGATCAAAAAGATAGACCAAAATTAAAGGATATCTTGTCATCTATATGGATGACTGACAGCCACGTCATCACCAAGGTGAATAAAATTGTCTTTGCGGCTACCGACACCATACATCATTGA